The proteins below are encoded in one region of Apium graveolens cultivar Ventura chromosome 4, ASM990537v1, whole genome shotgun sequence:
- the LOC141717823 gene encoding vacuolar sorting protein 39, whose protein sequence is MVHSAYDSFQLLNNCPTRIDAIGSYNLNLLVSCSDGCLRIYFPQSDRFPPSDRLHQTLQLQKQPYVLDRTVNGFTKKPMVAMEVIASRELLVSLSDSISFHRLPNLETIAVITKAKGANAYAWDDRRGFLCFARQKRVCIYRHDGGRGFVEVKEFGVPDTVKSMSWCGENICLGIKKEYIILNCTNGALTEVFPSGRYATPLVVSLPSGELLLGKDNIGMFVDQNGKLLQEGRISWSEAPAVVVIQKPYAIGLLPRHIEIRFLRAPYPLIQTIVLRNVHCLVQSSNTIIVALDNSIHGFFPVPLGAQIVQLTASGDFEEALSLCKLLPPEDSNLRAAKEQSIHIRYAHNLFENGSYEEAMEHFLESQVEMTYVLSLYPSIIIPKSSSLAETEGFMDITGDASDLSRGSSGISDDLDSLPQLSESDESAALESKKMNHNTLMALIKFLQKKRFSIVDKATAEGTEEVVSDAVGRHFKSYETSRHNKTNKGRLNIPINSGAREMAAILDTALLQALILTGQTSSALELLKGLNYSDLKISEEFLHKRNQNTCLLEIYRCNAMHHEALKLLHRLIEDSKADKHQTEITQKFKPEMIIEYLKPLCGTDPMIVLEYSMLVLESCPSQTIELLMSGNIPADLVNSYLKQHAPNMQATYLELMLAMDEHGISGNLQNEMVQIYLSDVLDWYTDLSSKQNWDEKASCPTRKKLLSSLEGISGYNPEVLLKRLPQNALYEERALLLGKMNQHELALSIYVHKLHVPELALSYCDRVYESGLLQQSVNTYNNIYLTLLQIYLNPQKTTKNYEKRITNLVSSQSNSTPKLGSWTTVKTKGGRLAKKIAEIEGAEVTRISPSSTDSGRSDGDADDRGEGEGSAIMLEEVLDLLSQRWDRIHGAQALKLLPRETKLQNLLPFLGPLLRKSSEAYRNLSVIKRLRESENLQVKDELYDQRKTVVKITGDSICSLCNKKIGTSVFAVYPNGNTIVHFVCFRDSQGMKAVAKKGTPIRKR, encoded by the exons ATGGTGCACAGCGCCTACGATTCGTTTCAACTCCTCAACAATTGCCCTACCAGAATCGACGCTATCGGATCCTACAATCTCAACCTCCTCGTCAGCTGTTCCGACGGTTGTTTACGCATCTATTTTCCCCAATCCGATCGATTTCCGCCGTCCGATCGTCTTCACCAAACCCTACAACTTCAGAAACAGCCTTACGTGCTTGACCGAACTGTTAATGGATTCACTAAGAAGCCTATGGTTGCTATGGAGGTTATTGCTTCCCGAGAGCTGCTCGTTTCGCTTTCCGACTCGATTTCGTTTCATAGATTGCCTAATTTGGAGACTATTGCGGTTATTACCAAGGCCAAAGGCGCGAATGCGTATGCCTGGGATGATCGCAGAGGGTTTTTGTGCTTTGCTAGGCAGAAGAGAGTTTGTATTTATCGACATGATG GAGGGAGAGGATTTGTGGAGGTGAAAGAATTCGGGGTACCAGATACGGTTAAGTCAATGTCTTGGTGTGGGGAGAATATATGTTtgggaattaaaaaggaatacaTCATACTAAATTGTACCAATGGGGCTTTGACTGAGGTATTTCCATCTGGGAGATATGCTACGCCTTTAGTAGTGTCTCTTCCATCTGGAGAACTTCTGTTAGGAAAG GACAATATTGGAATGTTTGTGGACCAAAACGGGAAGCTTCTTCAAGAAGGCAGGATTTCTTGGTCTGAGGCCCCTGCAGTTGTTGTCATTCAAAAGCCATATGCAATTGGTCTCTTGCCAAGACATATTGAG ATACGGTTTCTACGAGCTCCTTATCCATTGATACAAACTATTGTTCTTCGTAACGTTCATTGTCTTGTCCAAAGCAGTAACACGATCATTGTTGCACTAGACAACTCTATTCATGGATTCTTCCCGGTCCCTCTTGGTGCACAA ATTGTACAATTAACAGCATCAGGTGATTTTGAAGAAGCTTTGTCCTTGTGTAAGCTTCTTCCACCAGAGGATTCAAACCTCCGAGCTGCAAAGGAGCAGTCAATCCATATAAG ATATGCACATAATTTGTTTGAAAATGGGAGTTATGAGGAGGCTATGGAACATTTTTTGGAATCTCAAGTTGAAATGACCTATGTGCTTTCTTTATATCCGTCAATTATTATTCCCAAATCTTCGAGCCTTGCTGAAACTGAAGGGTTTATGGACATCACTGGTGATGCTTCAGATCTATCTAGAGGTTCCTCTGGTATCTCAGATGATTTAGACTCTTTACCTCAGTTATCAGAATCTGATGAAAGTGCAGCTCTTGAGTCCAAGAAAATGAACCACAATACACTGATGGCTCTTATCAAGTTCTTGCAAAAGAAAAGATTTAGTATTGTTGACAAGGCCACTGCTGAAGGAACTGAAGAGGTTGTTTCAGATGCCGTGGGACGTCATTTTAAATCTTATGAAACAAGTAGGCATAATAAAACAAACAAG GGACGACTTAATATCCCCATTAACTCAGGTGCCAGGGAGATGGCAGCCATATTGGACACTGCACTTCTTCAAGCTCTGATTCTAACTGGGCAGACTTCTTCTGCTTTGGAACTGCTCAAAGGACTTAACTATAGTGATTTAAAAATCAGTGAGGAGTTTCTGCACAAAAGGAATCAAAACACTTGCCTTTTAGAAATCTACAGATGCAATGCAATGCATCATGAAGCTCTCAAACTTCTCCATCGATTAATAGAAGATTCAAAGGCAGACAAACATCAAACTGAAATTACTCAGAAATTCAAGCCTGAAATGATTATTGAATATCTCAAA CCTCTCTGTGGTACTGACCCTATGATTGTCCTCGAGTATTCAATGCTCGTTCTTGAAAGCTGCCCGTCGCAAACCATTGAGCTCTTAATGTCTGGAAATATTCCTGCAGATTTGGTCAACTCTTATCTGAAGCAGCATGCTCCGAATATGCAAGCCACGTATTTAGAACTAATGCTCGCAATGGATGAACATGGGATCTCTGGAAATCTTCAGAATGAAATG GTTCAAATTTATCTCTCCGACGTGCTTGATTGGTACACTGATCTCAGTTCTAAGCAGAACTGGGATGAGAAAGCTTCTTGCCCGACAAGGAAGAAGCTATTATCGTCTTTGGAGGGTATCTCGGGTTATAACCCGGAGGTTCTGTTGAAGAGACTTCCACAAAATGCTTTGTATGAAGAGCGAGCACTTTTGTTGGGAAAGATGAACCAGCACGAGCTTGCCTTGTCAATTTATGTTCACAAG CTTCATGTTCCTGAACTCGCACTATCCTACTGTGATCGGGTTTATGAGTCTGGACTTCTTCAGCAATCTGTAaacacatataataatatataccTCACTCTACTACAAATTTACTTGAATCCTCAAAAAACaaccaaaaattatgaaaaacgAATCACTAATTTGGTGTCATCCCAAAGTAATAGCACTCCGAAACTCGGTTCTTGGACTACAGTTAAAACAAAAGGAGGTCGATTAGCCAAGAAGATTGCAGAGATAGAAGGTGCAGAGGTCACACGTATCAGCCCAAGTAGCACTGATAGTGGTAGAAGTGATGGTGATGCAGATGATCGTGGTGAGGGAGAAGGTTCCGCTATCATGCTAGAAGAGGTCCTTGATCTGTTGAGCCAGAGGTGGGACCGTATTCATGGCGCACAGGCCTTAAAACTTTTACCAAGAGAGACCAAGCTACAG AATTTACTTCCTTTTCTTGGACCCCTTTTGAGAAAATCCAGTGAAGCATACCGGAATTTGTCAGTTATTAAGAGATTAAGAGAGAGCGAAAACCTCCAG GTAAAAGATGAGTTGTACGATCAACGGAAAACAGTTGTGAAGATCACAGGAGATAGTATCTGTTCTCTTTGCAACAAGAAGATAGGGACTAGCGTCTTCGCTGTCTATCCAAATGGTAATACAATCGTACACTTTGTTTGCTTTCGAGATTCCCAGGGTATGAAGGCTGTGGCAAAAAAAGGTACACCTATCCGGAAACGATAA
- the LOC141717821 gene encoding uncharacterized protein LOC141717821, with amino-acid sequence MAKEAFPDSMNLKVQELLKEVKFNYSPATTKHVNDVVSSIRKVIDKIPDDVQVTADLAPGFVKDIRADKVNFKFKKPKSVQVAGSYSYQCIARPDANVDVFIQLPKECFHEKDYLNYRYHAKRFLYLCVIKKYLKRSSSFQKVEMSAFQNEARKPVLVLYPAEKFGETPLTSIRLIPTATSLFNISKLNMQRNNIRALDQAADATPMYNSSILEDMVLEENAKFISSIFLEWKELGEALILLKVWARQRSSIYSHDCLSGYLLSTIMAYLATVSGKNRVSKSMNTIQICRHTLDFIANSGVWKKGIFFKHKGENNISTEEEKEIYLQLFPAVLCHSSQFNVAFRLSKSGLQELQAEASLARNCIDKCRDGGFDELFITSIDFAVKFDHCIRLNLKGNLQVYASGYALDNECWRTFEHKIHSLMQEALGERAKLVRVIWRNTASEFNFEDGLSIFDREALRIGILLNKDEAFNMVVKGPNYENKEEVQKFDRFWGEKSELRSFKDSGIRQCAAWECKPSGLHLVMKWISEYILMKHLSLLKENITYIVDQLDFSLVLGHEDPTCYNGHLLEAFNKLSKHLRELNDIPLTISSVQPLDPAFRCTSVCARQPHPLASESYVDRKRIKFSSTCIQPLEVLIQLEGSGNWPVDDVAIEKTKSAFLLKIGQSLENKRDMRVTATEDDVDVLFSGYAFRLKILHQKGLNLLNRQSRIDQANRISSTDRKLFLLSQHSSMINGLRGRHPIYQPVVRLAKRWVAAHLFSAVLADEAIELLAAYLFTNPLPYSVPCSRITGFLRFLRLLSEYDWTFSPLIVDINGDFKPDDKKEINENFNSSRDTSGEETRSTRSAMFLATTYDKFSEAWSTSSPSSAELRRLEAYARSSSNLLTKLILQDQLDSYGWECILRTPLNNYDAVILLHRDKLPYPERLLFPSELNQGKLVVQAQESKLFQPLFSSGDLKMNTEELQRKLMVDFDPSRCLIEDMERRFPDTFKVWYDSLGGDAIGITWKQEGLKKRGRDASKEEQDLIDELKAVGHVGKGFVRRIYSLKAPRLN; translated from the exons ATGGCTAAAGAAGCTTTTCCAGACTCTATGAACTTGAAAGTGCAAGAGCTTTTAAAGGAGGTTAAGTTTAATTACTCTCCGGCCACTACTAAACACGTCAACGACGTCGTTTCCTCTATCCGAAAAGTAATTGATAAAATTCCTGACGATGTACAG GTTACTGCTGACCTGGCACCAGGTTTTGTGAAAGATATTCGTGCTGATAAAGTCAATTTTAAGTTTAAGAAGCCGAAATCTGTACAAGTTGCTGGCAGTTATTCGTATCAGTGCATTGCTAGGCCTGATGCCAATGTCGATGTTTTCATTCAATTGCCTAAG GAATGTTTCCATGAGAAAGACTACTTGAATTATCGATACCATGCCAAAAGGTTCCTATATCTATGTGTGATAAAAAAATATCTGAAGCGCTCTTCATCATTTCAAAAGGTCGAAATGTCCGCCTTTCAGAATGAGGCTCGAAAACCTGTACTTGTTTTGTATCCAG CTGAGAAATTTGGTGAAACTCCATTGACTTCGATAAGGCTAATTCCCACCGCAACATCCCTCTTTAACATTTCTAAGCTTAACATGCAGCGCAATAATATCCGCGCATTAGATCAAG CTGCTGATGCTACACCTATGTACAATAGCAGTATTTTAGAGGATATGGTGTTGGAAGAGAATGCAAAATTTATCAGCAGTATATTTCTTGAATGGAAGGAATTAGGCGAGGCCCTTATTTTGTTAAAA GTCTGGGCACGGCAGAGAAGTTCTATATATTCTCATGATTGCCTAAGTGGGTACCTGTTATCCACTATAATGGCATATCTTGCAACAGTTTCTGGTAAAAATCGTGTCAGCAAGTCAATGAACACAATTCAGATATGTCGCCATACATTGGATTTCATTG CCAATTCAGGTGTATGGAAAAAGGGTATATTTTTTAAGCACAAGGGAGAAAACAATATCTCAACGGAGGAG GAAAAGGAGATATATTTGCAGTTATTTCCAGCAGTCCTATGCCATTCCTCTCAATTTAATGTTGCATTCAGATTGTCAAAAAGTGGATTGCAAGAG CTTCAAGCTGAGGCTTCTCTGGCACGAAATTGCATTGATAAATGCAGAGATGGTGGATTTGATGAATTGTTTATTACCAGCATTGACTTTGCTGTTAAGTTTGATCACTGCATTAG ATTAAACTTGAAAGGAAATTTGCAAGTTTATGCATCTGGATATGCTCTGGATAATGAGTGTTGGCGAACTTTTGAGCATAAGATACATTCGTTAATGCAAGAAGCATTAGGAGAAAGAGCGAAGTTGGTGCGTGTTATCTGGAGAAATACGGCATCAGAGTTCAATTTTGAAGAT GGTTTATCAATCTTTGATAGAGAGGCATTGAGAATTGGAATTTTACTAAATAAAGATGAAGCTTTTAATATGGTCGTCAAGGGTCCCAATTATGAAAACAAAGAGGAG GTTCAAAAGTTCGATAGATTTTGGGGAGAAAAGTCAGAACTTCGAAGTTTTAAAGATAGCGGAATCAGACAATGTGCTG CTTGGGAATGCAAGCCGTCCGGATTACATCTTGTTATGAAATGGATTTCGGAGTATATTTTGATGAAGCATCTTTCCCTGTTAAAAGAAAATATCACTTACATTGTGGATCAGCTTGATTTTTCTTTGGTACTGGGACATGAAG ATCCAACATGTTATAATGGACATTTGCTCGAAGCATTTAACAAACTTTCAAAGCACTTACGTGAGCTCAATGACATTCCTTTAACGATATCTAGTGTGCAGCCTCTTGACCCAG CTTTCAGGTGCACATCTGTCTGCGCCCGGCAACCTCACCCATTAGCTTCTGAAAGTTATGTTGATAGGAAAAGGATAAAGTTCAGTTCAACTTGTATACAACCACTGGAAGTTCTTATCCAG TTGGAAGGTTCTGGAAATTGGCCAGTAGATGATGTTGCTATTGAAAAGACCAAATCTGCTTTTCTTCTGAAAATCGGACAGAG TCTCGAAAATAAGCGTGACATGAGAGTCACTGCTACTGAGGATGACGTGGATGTTCTCTTTTCGGGATACGCATTCCGTCTGAAAATTTTGCATCAGAAAGGCCTGAACTTGTTGAACAGACAGT CCAGAATTGATCAAGCCAATAGGATCTCTTCCACGGATAGGAAGCTTTTTCTTCTCAGCCAGCACTCTAGCATGATTAACGGTTTACGGGGCCGGCATCCAATTTATCAGCCTGTTGTACG GCTTGCTAAGCGCTGGGTTGCTGCACATCTCTTTTCGGCTGTTTTAGCAGATGAGGCAATTGAGCTACTAGCTGCATATCTATTTACCAATCCTCTTCCGTATTCTGTTCCATGTTCACGGATCACTGGATTTTTAAG ATTTCTGCGTTTACTCTCGGAGTATGACTGGACCTTTTCTCCTTTAATTGTTGATATAAATGGTGATTTTAAACCAGATGATAAAAAGGAGATAAAT GAGAACTTCAATTCAAGTAGAGACACATCTGGAGAAGAAACTAGAAGTACACGTTCTGCCATGTTTTTGGCAACAACCTATGATAAGTTCTCTGAAGCGTGGAGCACATCATCACCGAGCTCCGCG GAGCTCAGAAGACTGGAAGCATATGCAAGAAGCAGTTCAAATCTGTTGACCAAGTTAATATTGCAGGATCAGCTTGATTCTTATGGATGGGAG TGCATTTTACGTACTCCTTTGAACAACTATGATGCGGTTATTCTGCTACATAGGGACAAATTGCCTTACCCTGAGCGCCTTCTTTTCCCATCTGAACTCAATCAAG GGAAACTGGTGGTCCAAGCTCAAGAAAGTAAATTATTTCAACCGCTTTTCTCTTCCGGGGATCTGAAAATGAACACAGAAGAACTCCAAAGAAAGTTGATGGTAGATTTTGATCCATCAAGGTGTTTGATTGAAGATATGGAG AGGAGGTTCCCCGATACCTTTAAGGTGTGGTATGATTCCTTGGGAGGTGATGCAATTGGCATTACATGGAAGCAAGAGGGTTTGAAG AAACGTGGACGAGATGCTAGCAAGGAAGAACAAGACCTAATTGACGAACTGAAGGCTGTTGGTCATGTTGGGAAAGGTTTTGTGAGGAGAATCTACTCTCTAAAAGCACCCAGGCTCAATTAA
- the LOC141717822 gene encoding ADP-ribosylation factor-like protein 2, with amino-acid sequence MGLLSIIRKIKKKEKEMRILMVGLDNSGKTTIVLKLNGEDTSIISPTLGFNIKTITYNKYVLNIWDVGGQKTIRSYWRNYFEQTDGLVWVVDSSDLRRLDDCKFELDNLLKEERLSGSSLLILANKQDIQGALSPDEIAKVLNLEALDKTRHWRIVGCSAYTGMGLLEGFDWLVQDIASRIYVLD; translated from the exons ATGGGACTTCTCAGTATTATTCGCAAGATCAAGAAAAAAGAGAAGGAAATGCGTATACTCATGGT AGGACTAGATAATTCAGGAAAGACGACGATTGTTTTGAAGCTTAATGGTGAAGACACAAGTATTATTAGCCCTACTCTTGGCTTCAATATCAAGACTATTACTTACAACAA GTATGTGCTTAATATATGGGATGTTGGGGGGCAGAAGACTATAAGGTCTTATTGGAGGAATTATTTCGAGCAGACGGATGGGTTGGTCTGGGTTGTTGATAGTTCGGATCTTAGACGACTGGATGATTGTAAATTTGAACTTGATAATTTGTTAAAGGAAGAG AGGCTATCAGGGTCGTCACTACTAATTTTGGCAAATAAGCAAGACATACAAGGTGCTCTTTCCCCAGATGAGATAGCTAAA GTTCTTAACCTGGAAGCCTTGGATAAAACCAGACACTGGAGAATTGTGGGATGTAGTGCTTACACTGGGATGGGTCTCTTAGAAGGTTTTGATTGGTTGGTTCAAGACATTGCTTCTCGAATTTATGTACTTGACTGA